The following proteins are co-located in the Rippkaea orientalis PCC 8801 genome:
- a CDS encoding carbohydrate-binding module family 20 domain-containing protein — MYRFQITAHTQVGESIAIVGNIPEFGEWDVTKCLELRTSGDRYPLWWVETDIDLSPFLDPANDQRIEYKYVRLYPDEGVEWETQGSNRWLPLDPQPGSFTITVEDGQFGRVQPWPFGYWDAPRTPLPKAKDGLKIVVIGSSVAEGYNAWLFKGWVWRLEQALNAKYGHQVVNVSQLGTNITTTMERFSRVVPPEKPDIVIISLSLGNEGLAYCPPHERPAVQRRFETGLQELVKMTQDLGAMPMLGAVYPHGDYTPDHNWFLQDTHQRMRSWGIPLLNWLAALNNGQGRWKPGISFEPPHPNTEGHRLMYEAIDLSLFNVTQAELAQKKKDSSQQKTK; from the coding sequence ATGTATCGATTTCAGATAACGGCACACACGCAGGTAGGAGAATCCATCGCTATTGTGGGGAACATCCCTGAGTTTGGCGAATGGGATGTCACCAAATGCTTAGAACTACGCACCAGTGGCGATCGCTATCCTCTGTGGTGGGTAGAGACGGATATCGACCTCAGTCCATTTTTAGATCCCGCCAACGACCAAAGAATCGAGTATAAATATGTGCGATTATACCCCGATGAAGGCGTGGAATGGGAAACCCAGGGGTCAAACCGTTGGCTACCCCTTGACCCTCAGCCGGGGTCTTTTACCATCACCGTAGAAGATGGCCAATTTGGTCGCGTACAACCGTGGCCCTTTGGTTACTGGGATGCACCGAGGACACCTCTACCCAAAGCTAAAGACGGACTAAAAATTGTGGTCATCGGCAGTTCCGTCGCTGAAGGATACAACGCTTGGCTCTTTAAAGGGTGGGTTTGGCGGTTAGAACAAGCCTTAAATGCAAAATACGGACATCAGGTGGTCAATGTTTCCCAGTTAGGAACGAACATTACGACCACTATGGAACGGTTTTCTCGCGTTGTTCCTCCCGAAAAGCCCGATATTGTCATTATTTCCCTCTCTCTGGGCAATGAAGGACTGGCCTATTGTCCTCCCCACGAACGACCAGCCGTTCAGCGACGCTTTGAAACCGGATTACAGGAACTGGTCAAAATGACCCAAGACTTGGGAGCCATGCCCATGTTAGGAGCAGTCTATCCCCACGGAGACTATACCCCTGACCATAACTGGTTCCTACAGGATACTCACCAGCGAATGCGAAGCTGGGGGATTCCCCTTCTGAATTGGTTAGCCGCCTTAAATAACGGCCAAGGTCGCTGGAAACCGGGAATCTCCTTTGAACCCCCTCACCCGAATACGGAAGGACACCGTCTGATGTATGAAGCGATCGATCTGAGTCTCTTCAATGTTACTCAGGCCGAATTAGCGCAAAAAAAAAAGGACTCCAGCCAGCAAAAGACGAAATAA
- a CDS encoding TldD/PmbA family protein: MLNTQEIANYAQSSAKELGINQYDIYGSSIDETSVEVDSGEPKQVQASNRSSVIVRVWNEQQTVGVTTTTDLDEPGIKLALKTAKEASFFGNKDNLPEFSPEAKNPINQPSHSLVEPSPVPQLIETLIKAEKTLLEAHPAIKSVPYNGLSQEDIARFYLNSEGAIRQEARSYASIYLYSRTEEEGKKPRGASSVKISRSLSDLDIDGCLKEVTSKTISHINYQPIPSGKYRVVFSPKAFLSLIGAFSNLFNAQNILDKQSLSSPDSLGTQIASPLLCLCDDALHPDNIGAETFDDEGTPTRRVELITNGILKGLLHSTGTAKRMNAQPTGNANIGAKVTVSSHFYHVFGSEETPQALTLDTAENVILIDSLQALHAGVNALQGSFSLPFDGWLVNQGQLTSIDAATIAGDYLELLKSIIYIEPESEVTPRGVCPRVWVDQLSVTGE, from the coding sequence ATGCTGAATACTCAAGAAATTGCCAACTATGCCCAATCAAGTGCCAAAGAACTAGGAATTAATCAATATGATATTTATGGATCATCCATTGATGAAACCAGCGTTGAAGTTGATAGTGGAGAACCCAAACAAGTCCAAGCTTCTAACCGTTCTAGTGTCATTGTTCGCGTCTGGAATGAACAACAAACAGTTGGTGTTACTACCACCACAGACTTAGATGAACCAGGCATTAAATTAGCTCTAAAAACCGCTAAAGAAGCCAGTTTTTTTGGCAATAAAGATAACCTTCCTGAGTTTAGTCCCGAAGCGAAAAATCCCATTAATCAACCGTCCCATAGTTTAGTTGAACCGTCTCCCGTTCCTCAGTTAATTGAAACATTAATTAAAGCAGAAAAAACCCTCCTAGAAGCCCATCCCGCTATTAAAAGTGTCCCCTATAATGGCTTATCTCAAGAAGATATTGCCCGATTTTATCTTAACAGTGAAGGAGCCATCCGCCAAGAAGCTCGCTCCTACGCTTCTATTTATCTCTATAGTCGCACTGAAGAAGAAGGGAAAAAACCGCGCGGTGCTAGTTCTGTTAAGATTAGTCGTAGCTTATCCGACTTAGACATCGATGGCTGTTTAAAAGAAGTCACATCAAAAACGATTAGTCATATTAATTACCAACCTATTCCTTCAGGAAAATACCGTGTTGTTTTCTCTCCCAAAGCATTTTTAAGTTTAATAGGTGCTTTCTCAAATCTATTCAATGCCCAGAATATTTTAGACAAACAAAGTTTATCAAGTCCTGATTCTTTAGGAACACAAATTGCCTCTCCGTTACTCTGCCTTTGTGACGATGCCCTCCACCCTGATAACATAGGAGCAGAAACCTTTGATGATGAAGGAACACCTACCCGCCGTGTGGAATTAATTACTAATGGCATTCTCAAAGGATTATTACACAGTACTGGAACCGCTAAACGGATGAATGCTCAACCAACAGGCAACGCAAATATAGGAGCAAAAGTAACAGTTAGTTCCCATTTCTATCACGTTTTTGGTTCAGAAGAAACCCCTCAAGCGTTAACCTTAGATACCGCAGAAAATGTCATTTTAATTGACAGTTTACAAGCCCTTCATGCAGGGGTTAACGCCCTTCAGGGTTCCTTTTCTTTACCCTTTGATGGTTGGTTAGTGAATCAAGGACAATTAACCAGTATTGATGCAGCGACTATCGCCGGGGATTATCTGGAGTTACTCAAATCAATTATTTACATTGAACCTGAATCCGAAGTGACTCCTAGAGGAGTGTGTCCCAGGGTTTGGGTTGATCAATTATCCGTTACAGGAGAGTGA
- a CDS encoding WD40 repeat domain-containing protein has translation MTTIIYTGINTWLDVLQEKIQERHRQKAKSFVKALGTKQNHFYQQSINNNFASKTPLDKEIYSPILVEQKNWPLRLSAEKVLEKVGDNNSLIIFLAPPHKTFPEFSDLAINATDFEQKLSQNLREFIEKKYSLYAPNKKIVFLGELWQHSHFYGETSIQLLFEQLQTIPCLILETKIHGQEILFNVVYWQKNARKYNYSTIFNFNYQNFLKESAKTRVSQWKNTRSQLLNLGKTDEDLQRLGGICEQNYALLEELEVLENAGIKIEKLKVSYQFDAEDYELLCQFLSVCHCLIGGWIADIHYLINDNISPHLGTWLLSLGEVFSKFDNQSSILEMTIYLYEDILTVLGQESSEDVPELALKLAESLLNLSDTTCNFEPLIYSFTCWRNKHQLPETPTVEQLKQVRSTLNQKDQNYLSHLKQFLDNLTNHDKLENIREIVDILTSKTANTQLSNPEKFQLQQTVTTVPEKVLFIAWDKKGYELISLKDNHCLKLWYFEPQQESLLLTHQFNDNSGQISVVTTSADRQFLAISQNTNKRSYIKVLRLSTRQVHRTLLGHKKPIYAMAIHLGTHSFIASSCHKIKLWDVQTGKSWLTLFGHKEAVSCLAISRDGQTLMSGSMDTTLRIWNLNQGSLCRTLTGHRGKINTVLLSEDGKTLISGSADKTIKLWDIKTGNLLQSLTGHLGSVSTLCLYHSYLLSGDVTGQIYLWELTTGKLLQTLVAHEQTIQTLSISPDGQRLISGCVGGKVQLWMLPVLTY, from the coding sequence TTGACTACCATCATCTATACAGGGATTAACACTTGGTTAGATGTTTTACAAGAAAAAATTCAAGAACGTCATAGACAGAAAGCCAAAAGCTTTGTCAAGGCATTAGGAACAAAACAAAATCATTTTTATCAACAATCAATCAATAATAATTTTGCCTCAAAAACGCCTCTAGACAAAGAAATTTATTCACCGATTCTGGTTGAACAAAAAAACTGGCCATTGCGGTTATCTGCTGAAAAAGTTTTAGAAAAAGTCGGTGATAATAATAGTTTAATTATTTTTTTAGCTCCTCCTCACAAAACTTTTCCAGAATTTTCTGATTTAGCCATCAACGCGACTGATTTTGAACAAAAGCTTTCACAAAATTTACGAGAGTTTATCGAAAAAAAGTATTCTTTGTATGCCCCCAATAAAAAGATAGTATTTTTAGGAGAATTATGGCAACATAGTCATTTTTATGGAGAAACCAGTATTCAACTTTTATTCGAGCAACTTCAAACAATACCTTGTCTGATATTAGAGACAAAAATTCACGGACAAGAGATTCTTTTTAATGTAGTCTATTGGCAAAAAAATGCGCGAAAGTATAATTATTCAACGATTTTTAATTTTAACTATCAAAACTTTCTTAAAGAATCGGCAAAAACAAGAGTTTCTCAGTGGAAAAACACTCGTAGTCAGTTATTAAACTTGGGAAAAACCGATGAAGATCTGCAAAGATTAGGAGGAATTTGTGAACAAAATTATGCGTTATTGGAAGAATTAGAAGTGTTAGAAAATGCAGGAATTAAGATAGAAAAATTAAAAGTAAGTTATCAATTTGATGCTGAAGATTATGAATTATTATGTCAATTCTTAAGTGTGTGTCACTGTCTAATAGGGGGGTGGATTGCCGACATTCACTATTTAATCAACGACAATATTTCGCCCCATTTAGGGACTTGGTTATTATCATTAGGAGAAGTTTTTTCTAAGTTTGATAATCAATCATCAATTTTAGAAATGACAATTTATCTTTATGAAGATATTTTGACGGTATTAGGTCAGGAATCCTCTGAAGATGTGCCAGAATTAGCCTTGAAACTAGCTGAAAGTTTATTGAATTTATCAGATACTACTTGCAATTTTGAACCCCTTATCTATTCCTTTACTTGTTGGCGAAACAAACATCAATTACCAGAAACACCAACGGTTGAACAATTAAAGCAAGTCCGATCAACCTTGAATCAAAAAGATCAAAATTATTTAAGTCATCTTAAACAGTTTTTAGACAATTTAACCAATCATGACAAGCTTGAAAATATTCGAGAAATAGTCGATATATTAACCTCAAAAACAGCTAATACTCAATTATCGAATCCTGAAAAATTTCAATTACAGCAAACTGTAACAACAGTTCCCGAAAAAGTCCTATTTATAGCTTGGGATAAAAAAGGGTATGAATTGATTAGCCTAAAAGATAATCACTGTTTAAAATTATGGTATTTTGAACCTCAACAAGAATCTTTATTATTAACCCATCAATTTAATGATAATTCGGGTCAAATTTCAGTCGTTACTACGAGTGCAGATAGGCAATTTTTAGCCATTAGTCAAAACACTAACAAACGTAGTTATATTAAAGTTTTGCGATTATCAACCCGTCAAGTTCATCGGACTTTATTGGGTCATAAAAAGCCTATCTATGCCATGGCAATACACTTAGGGACTCATAGTTTTATTGCGAGTAGTTGTCATAAAATCAAACTCTGGGATGTACAGACTGGAAAATCTTGGCTAACTTTATTTGGCCATAAAGAGGCCGTTTCCTGTTTAGCGATTAGTCGAGATGGTCAAACCTTAATGAGTGGTAGTATGGACACAACCCTAAGAATTTGGAACCTCAACCAAGGCAGCTTGTGCAGAACCTTAACCGGCCATAGAGGAAAAATTAATACCGTTCTCTTAAGTGAAGATGGAAAAACCCTAATCAGTGGCAGTGCCGATAAAACCATTAAACTATGGGATATTAAGACAGGAAACCTCTTGCAAAGCTTAACAGGACATTTAGGCAGTGTATCAACCCTTTGCCTTTATCACTCCTATCTGTTGAGTGGAGATGTCACTGGTCAAATTTATCTATGGGAACTGACCACAGGAAAATTATTACAGACATTAGTTGCCCATGAGCAAACAATACAAACCCTTTCTATCAGTCCCGATGGACAAAGATTAATCAGTGGTTGTGTCGGGGGAAAAGTTCAATTATGGATGTTGCCTGTACTTACTTATTAG
- the sufU gene encoding Fe-S cluster assembly sulfur transfer protein SufU: MNRQQQLILDHYKQPHHRGRTALVHRSHQGRTPYCGDIINLTIQLNASEEIIEDLQFEGNGCVICLASADLMAEAVRGKRVHEALQMVEQFRQMMQGQGKFPDYPQELAKLNSLQTITHPLRIKCANLAWYTLKAALSQPLADR; the protein is encoded by the coding sequence ATGAACAGACAACAACAACTTATTCTTGATCACTATAAACAGCCGCATCATCGGGGACGAACAGCCCTTGTCCATCGATCGCACCAAGGCCGTACTCCCTATTGTGGTGACATCATCAATCTGACCATTCAACTCAATGCCTCTGAGGAGATCATCGAAGACCTTCAATTTGAAGGTAATGGCTGTGTTATTTGTTTAGCCTCGGCGGATTTAATGGCAGAAGCAGTCCGAGGCAAAAGGGTTCATGAAGCCTTGCAAATGGTAGAACAGTTCCGCCAAATGATGCAAGGACAAGGAAAATTTCCCGATTATCCCCAGGAATTAGCTAAACTCAATAGCTTACAAACGATTACCCATCCACTCCGCATTAAGTGTGCTAATTTAGCTTGGTATACCCTCAAAGCTGCCCTATCTCAACCGTTAGCGGATCGCTAA
- a CDS encoding HMA2 domain-containing protein yields the protein MNNAKLPSDSLENNSLITAQILSQTPGRMRLRVAPSSHRIKQINRIVVDLRNNLPIDRIKENLEIGTITVFHNPQLVNGSNILEQLTNFGLIFSNIPTTSPKVTPDYSKAALGITEVTQTLNQRVRQTSDGLVDLGFLIPLGFAILAWRQLRLKGWQLDIIPWYVLAWYAFDSFLKLQPINRRS from the coding sequence ATGAATAACGCAAAATTGCCTTCTGATTCCCTAGAGAATAATTCCTTGATTACTGCTCAAATTCTGAGTCAAACTCCTGGGAGGATGCGCCTTAGAGTTGCACCTTCTTCCCACCGAATTAAGCAAATCAATCGAATTGTTGTTGATCTTAGAAATAACTTACCAATTGACCGCATCAAAGAAAATCTTGAGATTGGGACGATTACTGTCTTTCACAATCCTCAATTAGTTAATGGTTCTAATATTCTTGAGCAATTAACCAATTTTGGGCTAATTTTTTCTAACATTCCCACAACATCCCCTAAAGTTACTCCTGATTACTCAAAAGCCGCTTTAGGAATTACTGAAGTTACCCAAACGTTGAACCAGCGTGTTAGACAAACCAGCGATGGTTTAGTAGATTTAGGATTTCTCATTCCCTTGGGTTTTGCTATTTTAGCTTGGCGACAATTAAGACTGAAAGGATGGCAATTAGATATCATTCCTTGGTATGTGTTAGCTTGGTATGCCTTCGATAGTTTTCTTAAGTTACAACCCATCAATCGCCGTTCCTAA
- a CDS encoding acyl-CoA synthetase — protein MDLPLISRAQENPEKIAIVTPENAFTYGDLLEISRQIATCLLSNSQDLQEQRVAFAIPSGFEYVAVQWGVWRAGGIAVPLCTSHPRPELEHVIYDSQASIIIAHPNFEPILLSIAQEKGCRFLLTTEILSTQETSLPEISSDRRALILYTSGTTGKPKGVVTTHQNIQAQVTSLIDAWGWTSDDKILHVLPLHHIHGIINLLTCALWSGAQCHILPKFDAEAVWTRIGQGNLTLFMAVPTIYVKLITAWETLPPEQQKALSKACSQLRLMVSGSAALPLQVLKKWQDISGHFLLERYGMTEIGMALSNPLNGQRMAGYVGQLLPGVEVRLVDEQGQLVPSGTPGEIQVKSPGVFLEYWQKPEATAKAFQDGWFCTGDLAVVEQGNYRILGRLSVDIIKTGGYKVSALEIEETLRTHPDIKDCAVVGVEDEEWGQRVCGALVLHIGSHLTLESLRNWAKERLAVYKIPTKIVTLDDLPRNAMGKVTKPKVVELF, from the coding sequence GTGGATCTCCCACTGATTAGCCGAGCCCAAGAAAACCCAGAAAAAATAGCCATTGTCACCCCAGAAAACGCCTTTACCTATGGTGATTTACTGGAAATTTCCCGTCAAATAGCAACTTGTTTGTTAAGCAATAGCCAAGACTTACAAGAACAACGAGTCGCCTTTGCTATCCCATCAGGATTTGAGTATGTGGCGGTACAATGGGGCGTTTGGCGTGCCGGAGGAATAGCTGTTCCCTTGTGTACCTCCCATCCCCGACCCGAATTAGAGCACGTCATTTACGACTCCCAAGCCTCCATTATCATTGCTCATCCCAATTTTGAGCCGATTTTGCTTTCTATCGCCCAAGAAAAAGGATGTAGATTTTTGTTGACCACAGAGATACTATCAACGCAAGAAACCTCTTTACCAGAAATTAGCAGCGATCGCCGTGCCCTTATCCTCTATACTAGCGGGACAACCGGAAAACCCAAAGGAGTTGTCACCACCCATCAAAACATTCAAGCGCAAGTCACCAGCTTAATTGACGCTTGGGGGTGGACATCCGACGATAAAATTCTCCACGTCCTACCCTTGCACCACATCCACGGAATTATCAACCTCCTCACCTGTGCGCTGTGGTCAGGAGCCCAGTGTCATATCCTGCCAAAATTCGACGCTGAAGCCGTATGGACTCGCATTGGACAAGGCAACCTCACCCTATTTATGGCTGTTCCGACCATTTATGTTAAGCTCATCACTGCATGGGAAACCCTGCCCCCAGAACAACAAAAAGCCCTCTCTAAAGCCTGTAGCCAACTGCGCCTGATGGTTTCTGGTTCTGCTGCCTTACCCCTACAAGTCCTCAAAAAATGGCAGGACATCAGTGGTCATTTTCTGCTAGAACGCTACGGTATGACCGAAATTGGCATGGCATTATCTAACCCCCTCAACGGTCAACGCATGGCCGGATATGTTGGTCAACTCTTGCCAGGCGTTGAAGTTCGCTTAGTTGATGAACAAGGACAATTAGTGCCATCAGGAACCCCAGGAGAAATACAAGTCAAAAGTCCAGGGGTTTTCCTCGAATATTGGCAAAAACCCGAAGCAACCGCGAAAGCCTTTCAGGATGGCTGGTTCTGTACAGGGGATCTCGCCGTGGTGGAACAGGGCAACTATCGCATCTTAGGACGGCTTTCCGTTGATATTATCAAAACGGGAGGGTACAAAGTATCAGCCTTAGAAATTGAAGAAACCCTACGAACTCATCCTGATATTAAAGATTGTGCCGTGGTGGGGGTTGAAGACGAAGAATGGGGTCAGCGCGTCTGTGGGGCGTTAGTATTGCACATTGGAAGCCATTTAACCCTCGAAAGTCTGAGAAATTGGGCTAAAGAAAGATTAGCCGTCTATAAGATCCCCACCAAAATCGTTACGTTAGACGATCTCCCCCGCAATGCCATGGGTAAAGTCACTAAACCTAAAGTCGTTGAGCTATTTTGA
- a CDS encoding NAD-dependent epimerase/dehydratase family protein, whose amino-acid sequence MKRIFFTGSSGCIGHYIAEGLIEKTDHELFLLVRNPDKLKFNYQSRPNIHILTGDMQTVDQFKDLLKTIDVAILAATSWGGISESYQINVVKTLELINSLDSQVCEQIIYFSTASILDQNNQPLPEAGELGTNYIRTKYACYTKLLDLPIASKVTTVFPTLVFGGEENKPYSHLSGGFSDVIKWIDLIRWFKADGSFHYIHAQDIATVVNYLVDHPPSKVDKRQLVLGNKKTTVNEAIHEICRYLNKKIYLQIPLYIALANFFIAVFRLRMEDWDRFSINYRHFTYKDPVTPTTFGLKNYCSTIDDVLELNGIPRSS is encoded by the coding sequence ATGAAACGCATTTTTTTTACGGGATCGAGTGGTTGTATTGGTCATTATATCGCTGAAGGGTTAATTGAAAAAACGGATCATGAACTGTTTTTATTAGTCAGAAATCCCGATAAACTTAAATTTAATTATCAGTCCCGTCCTAACATTCATATTTTAACGGGAGATATGCAAACTGTTGACCAATTTAAAGATCTATTAAAAACGATTGATGTGGCTATTTTAGCGGCTACCAGTTGGGGGGGAATTAGCGAATCATATCAAATTAATGTAGTCAAAACATTAGAATTGATTAATTCCCTTGATTCCCAAGTATGTGAACAAATTATTTATTTTTCTACTGCAAGTATTTTAGATCAAAATAATCAACCTTTACCCGAAGCAGGGGAATTAGGAACTAACTATATTAGAACTAAGTACGCTTGTTACACAAAATTATTAGACTTACCAATTGCGTCTAAAGTGACCACTGTTTTCCCTACTTTGGTGTTTGGAGGGGAAGAAAATAAACCCTATTCCCATCTATCGGGAGGGTTTTCTGATGTGATTAAATGGATAGACTTAATTCGCTGGTTTAAAGCAGATGGCAGTTTTCATTATATCCATGCTCAAGATATTGCTACAGTCGTTAACTATCTAGTGGATCATCCTCCTTCTAAGGTGGACAAGAGACAATTAGTTTTAGGGAATAAAAAAACGACAGTGAATGAAGCTATTCACGAAATTTGTCGCTATCTTAATAAGAAAATTTATTTACAAATTCCTTTATATATTGCCTTAGCAAACTTCTTTATTGCGGTGTTTCGTTTGCGGATGGAAGATTGGGATCGCTTTTCCATTAATTATCGTCATTTTACCTACAAAGATCCCGTTACTCCTACAACGTTTGGGTTAAAAAATTATTGTTCAACCATTGATGATGTTCTCGAATTAAATGGGATTCCTCGATCTTCGTGA
- a CDS encoding glutathione S-transferase family protein, whose protein sequence is MTLPLSWSELESLADFPRDFINGPTNAHARLRLFGRSESEVRVILYRDHHAWCPYCQKVWLWLEEKQIPYRIEKVTMFCYGTKESWYKRKVPSGMLPALELDGRLITESDDILLSLESVFGPLTQSMSDRRVIPLRQLERSLFRAWCSWLCRSNAQEQRNREQFITIVEKVEEALSQTPGPYFLEEFGTVDVIFTPYVERMNASLYYYKGYSLREENPRLAAWFDGMENRQTYRGTQSDFHTHAHDLPPQMGGCYENGTPQMLINKARVDHGPWLGLPDVSYPEPKTSRTEALQRVMKHRDNLIRINPADDQLFDIALRCALTKMMTDQICLPPQGSDLGLRYLRDRISVPRDMSIYAAKRLRQAIEETASLVGDQQGTPIPVNHRRDQDPAQFAKALKQA, encoded by the coding sequence ATGACACTCCCGCTATCGTGGTCTGAATTAGAGTCCTTAGCCGATTTTCCGAGAGATTTTATCAATGGACCAACGAATGCTCACGCCCGTTTGCGCCTATTTGGTCGTAGTGAATCAGAGGTTCGAGTCATCCTCTACCGCGATCACCATGCTTGGTGTCCCTACTGTCAAAAAGTCTGGCTGTGGCTTGAGGAAAAACAAATCCCTTACCGCATCGAAAAAGTCACTATGTTCTGTTATGGGACAAAAGAGAGTTGGTACAAGCGAAAAGTCCCCTCTGGGATGCTCCCTGCCCTTGAGCTAGATGGCCGTCTGATTACCGAAAGTGATGACATTTTACTGTCCTTAGAAAGCGTTTTTGGTCCATTAACCCAATCAATGAGCGATCGCCGGGTGATCCCCCTACGACAATTAGAGCGATCGCTATTTCGGGCTTGGTGTTCCTGGCTGTGTCGTTCTAACGCCCAAGAACAGCGCAACCGGGAGCAATTTATCACTATCGTGGAAAAAGTCGAAGAAGCCCTAAGTCAGACCCCTGGACCCTATTTTCTCGAAGAATTTGGCACAGTCGATGTTATCTTTACGCCCTATGTCGAACGGATGAACGCCAGTCTCTATTACTACAAAGGCTATTCCTTGCGGGAAGAAAACCCCCGTTTAGCAGCTTGGTTTGATGGGATGGAAAACCGACAGACCTATCGGGGAACCCAAAGTGATTTTCATACCCACGCCCACGATCTCCCGCCGCAGATGGGAGGATGCTACGAAAATGGGACACCTCAGATGTTAATTAATAAAGCCAGGGTGGATCATGGACCGTGGTTGGGACTACCGGATGTGAGTTACCCAGAACCAAAAACCTCGCGTACTGAAGCCCTCCAACGGGTGATGAAACACCGTGACAACCTCATCCGCATTAATCCAGCCGATGATCAGTTGTTTGATATTGCCCTGCGTTGTGCCTTAACCAAGATGATGACAGACCAAATCTGTTTACCCCCCCAAGGGTCTGATCTCGGTCTACGCTATTTACGCGATCGCATTAGTGTTCCTAGGGATATGTCTATCTATGCTGCCAAAAGGTTGCGCCAAGCCATTGAAGAAACGGCCTCTCTAGTCGGGGATCAGCAAGGGACTCCCATTCCTGTAAACCATCGACGGGATCAAGACCCGGCTCAGTTTGCGAAGGCACTCAAACAAGCTTGA
- a CDS encoding DUF1796 family putative cysteine peptidase, whose amino-acid sequence MPSVDLEYSPAFEFFSPKISEILFYDGHLGILKQGDFLVRVINESDHEYSIQPMWKEVCHAFKQMPSGVYVDVVEPDTPFRTMMIGQDGLESRVKVPPKSAVCFEYQCKLSDISRVAILPLGDRCAIRMVLHKMEYDGPAYPFDLTRTTNLSDVADIIESGFWDMWNPAFLDYNDEAGRIYHTKWTGLSFAHEVEETDDPINDMSPVYERMRTRYEARSARFWYTINHCDEVLFIRTGFATRSQVIDLADKLAEKCQGKPFRIMIISAQSSDEFAGLPNVLHYSMYFNPDQMYEDLGYWMHCTNVMRSILDSVGISSKNLFWCPPKIPKSSI is encoded by the coding sequence TTGCCTTCTGTCGATCTGGAATATTCCCCTGCTTTCGAGTTCTTTTCGCCTAAAATTTCCGAAATTTTATTTTACGACGGGCATTTAGGGATTTTAAAACAAGGCGATTTTCTCGTCCGAGTCATCAACGAATCTGACCACGAATACAGCATCCAACCCATGTGGAAAGAGGTGTGTCATGCCTTTAAACAGATGCCGAGTGGGGTCTACGTCGATGTTGTTGAACCCGATACCCCTTTTCGTACCATGATGATCGGTCAAGATGGACTAGAAAGTCGCGTTAAAGTCCCTCCCAAGTCGGCGGTATGCTTTGAATATCAATGCAAGTTATCGGATATCAGCCGTGTGGCGATTCTGCCATTAGGCGATCGCTGTGCTATTCGCATGGTGTTGCACAAAATGGAATACGATGGACCCGCCTATCCCTTTGACCTAACCCGGACGACGAATCTCAGCGATGTAGCTGATATTATTGAAAGTGGGTTTTGGGATATGTGGAACCCCGCTTTTCTCGACTACAACGATGAAGCTGGCCGAATTTACCATACTAAATGGACGGGTTTATCTTTTGCCCACGAAGTCGAAGAGACAGACGACCCAATTAACGATATGTCCCCAGTCTATGAACGTATGCGGACTCGTTATGAGGCGCGTTCGGCTCGTTTTTGGTACACCATTAATCATTGCGATGAAGTCCTGTTTATTCGGACGGGTTTTGCAACGCGCAGCCAGGTCATCGATTTAGCCGATAAACTTGCAGAAAAATGTCAGGGAAAACCCTTCCGCATTATGATTATTTCGGCTCAGTCTAGCGACGAGTTTGCCGGACTTCCTAATGTTTTGCATTACAGTATGTATTTTAATCCCGATCAAATGTACGAAGATTTAGGCTACTGGATGCACTGTACTAATGTCATGCGCTCTATCCTTGACTCGGTGGGAATATCGAGTAAAAATCTCTTTTGGTGTCCCCCTAAAATCCCCAAAAGTTCTATTTAG